One Streptomyces sp. L2 genomic window carries:
- a CDS encoding NAD(P)H-dependent oxidoreductase — translation MSRRFLFVLGSARTEGNTELLARRAAEQLPPDVEQRWIRLADHPLPDFTDLRHDSDHVRPAPDTNAGLLLDATLAATDIVIASPLYWYSVSNLTKRYLDYWAGWLRTPGVDFKATLAGRTLWGVAALADREPSVADPLVGTLNNGAAYLGMRFGGVLLGNGTAPGDVLKDTEALTQAKTFFTQNPPLARFPHQAPAT, via the coding sequence ATGAGCCGCCGCTTCCTCTTCGTGCTGGGCAGCGCCCGCACCGAGGGCAACACCGAACTGCTGGCCCGCCGGGCCGCCGAACAGCTGCCCCCGGACGTCGAACAGCGCTGGATCCGTCTCGCCGACCACCCGCTGCCGGACTTCACCGACCTGCGGCACGACAGCGACCACGTCCGGCCGGCCCCGGACACCAACGCCGGACTGCTGCTGGACGCCACGCTCGCCGCGACCGACATCGTCATCGCGTCCCCGCTCTACTGGTACTCGGTCTCCAACCTCACCAAGCGCTACCTGGACTACTGGGCGGGCTGGCTGCGCACCCCGGGCGTCGACTTCAAGGCGACCCTGGCCGGGCGCACCCTCTGGGGCGTCGCCGCGCTCGCCGACCGCGAGCCGTCCGTCGCCGACCCCCTGGTCGGCACGCTCAACAACGGAGCCGCCTACCTGGGCATGCGCTTCGGCGGAGTCCTCCTGGGCAACGGCACGGCCCCCGGCGACGTACTGAAGGACACCGAGGCCCTGACCCAGGCCAAGACGTTCTTCACCCAGAACCCACCCCTGGCCCGCTTCCCCCACCAGGCGCCCGCAACCTGA
- a CDS encoding ABC transporter permease encodes MSRAEPAEVPGAVKAAEAVEAGSPGARETRSPAGRRPPSPLWTFGLLRSELATTVRRWRTLALLGVLAAVPVLVGIAVKAETSGGSSAGGGNGGGPAFIAQITNNGLFLVFTALAATLPFFLPMAVGVVAGDAIAGEASAGTLRYLLVAPAGRTRLLLTKYTTVLAFCLLATLVVVVSALIVGALLFPLGGLTTISGTRIGFGEGLGRALLIALVVAVSLVGVAALGLFVSTLTNSGIAAMATTVGLLITVQILDQIPQLHALQPYFFSHYWLSFADLMRDPVYWDDLTKNLALQGLYAAVFGSLAWARFTTKDITV; translated from the coding sequence ATGTCGCGGGCTGAACCGGCAGAGGTGCCGGGGGCGGTGAAGGCGGCGGAGGCGGTGGAGGCCGGGTCACCGGGCGCACGGGAGACGCGGTCTCCGGCCGGGCGGCGGCCGCCGAGTCCGCTGTGGACGTTCGGGCTGCTGCGCAGCGAACTGGCCACCACGGTCCGGCGCTGGCGCACCCTTGCGCTGCTCGGGGTGCTGGCGGCGGTACCGGTCCTGGTCGGGATCGCGGTGAAGGCCGAGACGAGCGGGGGCTCGTCGGCGGGCGGCGGGAACGGGGGCGGCCCGGCGTTCATCGCGCAGATCACCAACAACGGCCTGTTCCTGGTGTTCACGGCGCTCGCGGCGACCCTGCCGTTCTTCCTGCCGATGGCGGTCGGTGTCGTCGCGGGCGACGCGATCGCGGGCGAGGCGAGTGCCGGGACGCTGCGCTATCTGCTGGTCGCCCCGGCCGGCCGCACTCGCCTGCTGCTCACCAAGTACACGACGGTCCTGGCGTTCTGCCTGCTGGCTACGCTGGTCGTCGTCGTGTCCGCCCTGATCGTCGGCGCGCTGCTGTTCCCGCTCGGCGGTCTGACAACCATCTCCGGGACCCGGATCGGGTTCGGTGAAGGACTGGGCCGGGCGCTGCTCATTGCCCTGGTCGTCGCGGTGTCACTGGTCGGGGTCGCCGCCCTCGGCCTGTTCGTGTCGACCCTGACCAACAGCGGGATCGCGGCGATGGCGACCACGGTCGGCCTGCTCATCACCGTCCAGATCCTCGACCAGATCCCCCAGCTGCACGCCCTGCAGCCGTACTTCTTCTCCCATTACTGGCTGTCCTTCGCCGACCTGATGCGCGATCCCGTCTACTGGGACGACCTGACGAAGAACCTCGCGCTGCAAGGGCTGTACGCGGCGGTCTTCGGGTCGCTGGCGTGGGCGCGGTTCACGACGAAGGACATCACTGTGTGA
- a CDS encoding ABC transporter ATP-binding protein — MYARSVTERDAAERRREGDTAAHVIATRGLTKRYRGGQLAVDGLDLTVPAGSVFGFLGPNGSGKTTTIRMLMGLIEPTSGTAHVLGRPMPRSARTVLPEVGALIEGPALYGFLSGRDNLLRYDAADPAADPRTRRARVAAALDRVGLTAAARKRARAYSLGMKQRLGLAAALLQPRRLLVLDEPTNGLDPQGMREIRALVRELASDGTTVFLSSHLLDEIEQVCTHAAVMARGRLITQGAVADLAAGARGRLVVTTPDPGEAARVLKEQGVGDVTADGDRVTGEPPERDLAEVNAALVAAGVRVRGFQLERASLEDAFVALTGEGFDVAG, encoded by the coding sequence ATGTACGCACGGTCCGTCACGGAGCGGGACGCGGCCGAACGCCGGCGGGAGGGTGACACCGCGGCGCACGTCATCGCCACGCGCGGCCTCACCAAGCGCTACCGCGGCGGCCAGCTCGCCGTGGACGGTCTCGACCTGACCGTCCCGGCGGGCAGCGTCTTCGGCTTCCTCGGCCCGAACGGCTCGGGCAAGACCACCACCATCCGCATGCTGATGGGTCTGATCGAGCCGACCTCGGGCACGGCGCACGTCCTGGGGCGCCCCATGCCCCGCTCGGCGCGCACCGTCCTCCCCGAGGTCGGGGCGCTGATCGAGGGCCCCGCCCTGTACGGCTTCCTCTCCGGCCGGGACAACCTGCTGCGCTACGACGCCGCCGACCCGGCCGCCGACCCGCGCACCCGGCGTGCGCGGGTCGCCGCCGCGCTGGACCGGGTGGGCCTGACGGCCGCGGCGAGGAAGAGGGCCCGGGCGTACTCGCTCGGCATGAAGCAGCGCCTGGGCCTGGCCGCCGCGCTGCTCCAGCCGCGCCGGCTGCTGGTCCTGGACGAGCCCACCAACGGCCTCGACCCGCAGGGCATGCGGGAGATCCGGGCACTGGTGCGGGAACTGGCGTCCGACGGCACGACCGTCTTCCTCTCCTCCCACCTCCTCGACGAGATCGAGCAGGTGTGCACGCACGCGGCGGTGATGGCCCGGGGCCGCCTGATCACGCAGGGCGCGGTGGCCGACCTGGCCGCCGGAGCGCGCGGCCGGCTGGTGGTGACCACACCGGATCCCGGCGAGGCGGCCCGGGTGCTGAAGGAGCAGGGCGTGGGGGACGTGACCGCCGACGGCGACCGGGTGACCGGGGAGCCGCCCGAGCGGGACCTGGCCGAGGTGAACGCGGCCCTCGTCGCGGCGGGCGTCCGGGTCCGCGGATTCCAGCTCGAACGCGCCTCCCTGGAGGACGCGTTCGTGGCGCTCACGGGGGAGGGTTTCGATGTCGCGGGCTGA
- a CDS encoding sigma-E factor regulatory protein RseB domain-containing protein translates to MAPYETDDVSGAAHDEDRPSARRKAARYAVPVAVVGVAAITIGLVPALAASGDPDLPKITAQQLIEKIAKSDVQQLSGTVRFSADLGLPNLGGLEGGLASGMAKGDGDGSSADPQSKLTELVSGTHTLRVAEDGPDKQKLSLLESGSEYSLIHDGKDVWGYDSKSNDVYHSTDADSGKQHRAEPPATPKDFADEALKSVDDTTSVTVDGTERVAGRDAYKLLITPKQSGTTVGAISIAVDAKTGMPLKFTLTPKSGGAAVLDAGFTQVSFSAPGASAFDFTPPKGAKVTEGKREHKAPRHEAGKPGGRLAQGMEGAKVLGKGWTSIATFDTGSKGGLPTGSKAGDLGGFLGSLGDQVSGSFGKGTVFSTRLVNALITDDGKVYAGAVTKEALVKAADEGK, encoded by the coding sequence ATGGCACCGTACGAAACCGACGACGTGTCGGGCGCCGCGCACGACGAGGACCGGCCCTCGGCGCGCCGCAAGGCCGCCCGGTACGCGGTCCCGGTCGCGGTGGTGGGGGTGGCGGCGATCACGATCGGGCTGGTCCCGGCGCTGGCCGCCTCGGGTGACCCCGACCTGCCGAAGATCACCGCCCAGCAGCTCATCGAGAAGATCGCGAAGTCGGACGTGCAGCAGCTGTCCGGCACCGTGAGGTTCAGCGCCGACCTCGGACTGCCGAACCTGGGCGGCCTGGAGGGCGGCCTCGCGTCCGGCATGGCCAAGGGCGACGGGGACGGCTCGTCCGCCGACCCGCAGTCCAAGCTGACCGAACTCGTCTCCGGTACGCACACCCTGCGCGTGGCCGAGGACGGCCCGGACAAGCAGAAGCTGTCCCTGCTGGAGAGCGGGTCCGAGTACAGCCTCATCCACGACGGCAAGGACGTCTGGGGCTACGACAGCAAGAGCAACGACGTCTACCACTCCACCGACGCCGACTCCGGGAAGCAGCACCGCGCGGAGCCGCCGGCCACGCCGAAGGACTTCGCCGACGAGGCCCTGAAGTCGGTCGACGACACCACGTCCGTCACCGTCGACGGCACCGAGCGGGTCGCCGGGCGCGACGCCTACAAGCTGCTGATCACACCGAAGCAGTCCGGTACGACGGTCGGCGCGATCAGCATCGCGGTGGACGCGAAGACCGGCATGCCGCTGAAGTTCACGCTGACGCCGAAGAGCGGCGGCGCCGCCGTCCTCGACGCCGGATTCACCCAGGTCTCCTTCTCCGCGCCGGGCGCCTCCGCCTTCGACTTCACCCCGCCCAAGGGCGCGAAGGTCACCGAGGGGAAGCGGGAGCACAAGGCGCCCCGGCACGAGGCCGGCAAGCCCGGCGGCCGGCTCGCCCAGGGCATGGAGGGCGCCAAGGTCCTCGGCAAGGGCTGGACCTCCATCGCCACCTTCGACACCGGCTCCAAGGGCGGCCTGCCGACCGGCTCCAAGGCCGGCGACCTGGGCGGCTTCCTCGGCTCGCTCGGTGACCAGGTCTCGGGCTCGTTCGGCAAGGGCACGGTGTTCTCCACCCGCCTGGTCAACGCCCTGATCACCGACGACGGCAAGGTCTACGCCGGCGCGGTCACCAAGGAGGCCCTGGTGAAGGCGGCCGACGAAGGGAAGTGA
- a CDS encoding polyprenyl synthetase family protein, producing MTVVGPFGLSVRDQALEADVQAGLAAVEEGLLEATKSEVPFITEAAQHLVRAGGKRFRPLLVMLAAQFGDPYAPGVVPSAVVVELTHLATLYHDDVMDEAAVRRGVASANTRWGNSVAVLTGDFLFARASQILADLGPEAVRVQALAFERLVTGQILETAGPTDGRDHVEHYLDVLGGKTGSLVAVSCRFGAMMSGADETVVDVLTQYGERLGVAFQLADDVLDIASDSHESGKTPGTDLREGIPTLPVLRLRERAARLGLAEDVALCALLDSDLSDDARHAEALAALRAHPALEQARRDTVRYAEEARSALAPLPECDSKAALLELCDAVVHRAG from the coding sequence GTGACCGTCGTCGGGCCGTTCGGGCTGAGCGTGCGGGACCAGGCTCTGGAAGCCGATGTCCAGGCCGGATTGGCGGCTGTCGAGGAAGGCTTGCTCGAGGCCACCAAGAGCGAGGTCCCGTTCATCACGGAGGCCGCGCAGCACCTCGTCCGGGCCGGCGGGAAGCGGTTCCGGCCGCTCCTGGTGATGCTCGCGGCACAGTTCGGTGACCCCTACGCACCCGGTGTCGTCCCGTCCGCCGTCGTCGTGGAGCTGACCCACCTGGCGACGCTGTACCACGACGACGTGATGGACGAGGCCGCCGTACGACGCGGTGTGGCCAGCGCCAACACCCGCTGGGGCAACTCCGTCGCCGTGCTGACCGGCGACTTCCTCTTCGCCCGCGCCTCCCAGATCCTCGCCGACCTCGGGCCGGAGGCGGTCCGGGTGCAGGCCCTCGCGTTCGAACGGCTGGTGACCGGGCAGATCCTGGAGACCGCCGGCCCCACGGACGGCCGCGACCACGTCGAGCACTACCTGGACGTGCTGGGCGGCAAGACCGGCTCGCTGGTGGCCGTCTCGTGCCGGTTCGGCGCGATGATGTCCGGCGCCGACGAGACGGTCGTCGACGTCCTCACCCAGTACGGCGAACGGCTCGGCGTCGCCTTCCAGCTCGCCGACGACGTCCTGGACATCGCCTCCGACTCCCACGAGTCCGGCAAGACCCCCGGCACCGACCTGCGCGAGGGGATCCCGACCCTGCCCGTGCTCCGGCTGCGCGAGCGGGCGGCCCGGCTCGGGCTGGCCGAGGACGTCGCGCTGTGCGCGCTGCTCGACTCCGACCTCAGCGACGACGCCCGGCACGCCGAGGCGCTGGCCGCGCTGCGCGCGCACCCCGCGCTGGAGCAGGCCCGCCGCGACACGGTCCGCTACGCGGAGGAGGCGCGCTCCGCGCTCGCGCCGCTGCCCGAGTGCGACTCCAAGGCCGCGCTGCTCGAACTGTGCGACGCGGTGGTGCACCGCGCGGGCTGA
- a CDS encoding transglycosylase SLT domain-containing protein, whose translation MSAAAQHRRPRTRRLVRTLAVAGTGAAVLALPLIGATSASAATTTSATPSTTLAGYPNNLDGWIRESLAIMAERHIPGTYDGIYRNVMRESSGNPAAINLWDSNAAAGTPSKGLLQVIDPTFTAYHVPGTSFDPYDPVANITAACNYAAARYGSIDNVFGAY comes from the coding sequence ATGTCTGCTGCCGCCCAGCACCGCCGCCCCCGCACCCGCCGCCTCGTCCGCACCCTCGCCGTCGCCGGCACCGGTGCCGCCGTCCTCGCGCTCCCCCTCATCGGCGCCACCAGCGCCTCCGCGGCCACCACCACCTCCGCGACGCCCTCCACCACCCTCGCCGGCTACCCGAACAACCTCGACGGCTGGATCCGCGAGTCCCTGGCGATCATGGCCGAGCGGCACATCCCGGGCACCTACGACGGCATCTACCGCAACGTGATGCGCGAGTCCTCCGGCAACCCCGCCGCCATCAACCTCTGGGACTCCAACGCGGCCGCCGGCACCCCGTCCAAGGGCCTGCTCCAGGTGATCGACCCGACGTTCACCGCCTACCACGTGCCCGGCACCTCCTTCGACCCTTACGACCCGGTCGCGAACATCACGGCCGCCTGCAACTACGCGGCCGCCCGCTACGGCTCCATCGACAACGTGTTCGGCGCATACTGA
- a CDS encoding Cof-type HAD-IIB family hydrolase, which translates to MAASPAYSLVATDLDGTLLRGDDTVSEWSRAALARVARAGARHLVVTGRPAPRVRPLLKELGCTGLAVCGQGAQVYDAGAGRLLWSVRLDRELAETALGKIEAEVGQVYAAVDQDGVDGLTLIEPGYRMPHPTLPAVRVGRRDDLWRAPISKVLLRHHTLSDDELATIARGAVDSLATVTMSGPGTVELQPCGVTKAAGLALAAAHLGLAAERAVAFGDMPNDIPMFEWAGHGVAMANAHPELKAVADEVTASNEDDGIAVVLERLFPSP; encoded by the coding sequence ATGGCCGCCTCCCCCGCATATTCACTCGTCGCCACCGACCTGGACGGAACGCTGCTGCGCGGTGACGACACCGTCTCCGAATGGTCGCGCGCCGCGCTCGCGAGGGTGGCGCGCGCCGGGGCACGGCACCTGGTGGTCACCGGCCGCCCGGCACCGAGAGTGCGGCCGCTCCTCAAGGAGCTGGGCTGCACGGGGCTCGCGGTGTGCGGACAGGGCGCGCAGGTGTACGACGCCGGCGCCGGCCGTCTGCTGTGGTCCGTCCGCCTGGACCGGGAGCTGGCGGAAACCGCGCTCGGCAAGATCGAGGCCGAGGTGGGCCAGGTGTATGCGGCCGTCGACCAGGACGGCGTGGACGGGCTCACGCTGATCGAGCCGGGGTACCGGATGCCGCACCCCACGCTGCCGGCCGTGCGGGTCGGCCGGCGCGACGACCTGTGGCGCGCGCCGATCAGCAAGGTGCTGCTGCGCCACCACACCCTGTCGGACGACGAGTTGGCGACCATCGCGCGCGGGGCGGTCGATTCGCTGGCCACGGTCACCATGTCGGGCCCCGGGACCGTGGAGCTCCAGCCGTGCGGGGTCACCAAGGCGGCGGGTCTCGCGCTGGCCGCCGCTCACCTGGGGCTGGCGGCCGAGCGGGCGGTCGCCTTCGGGGACATGCCCAACGACATCCCCATGTTCGAGTGGGCCGGGCACGGTGTCGCCATGGCGAACGCCCATCCCGAGCTGAAGGCGGTCGCCGACGAGGTCACCGCGTCGAACGAGGACGACGGCATCGCCGTCGTCCTCGAAAGACTGTTCCCGAGCCCCTGA
- a CDS encoding FAD-dependent oxidoreductase, with protein MIRPVAVIGAGPFGLSTAAHLRARGIPVRVFGDPMVSWRDHMPEGMLLKSTPVASSFDCPQPGHTLGDYCDAAGIRRLVTDEDIIPAETFIGYGEWFQEKLVPGLERVRVVSVDRDKSGAFELKLDSGELFTARAVVVATGLSGLEHLPAELAGAAPDGPAPTAPLSHSSQHHDLSRFAGKDLIVIGAGQSALETAALAAEAGARVRVVARGRGRVAFGAPPWKQPRLRPESPFGRAWSLWALSYYADPYRFLPEQTRHYLVRRVLGPLGAWWLRERFEGTVQVTDVARVAGAEAPDGRPVLTVRTHGGRSERLTADHVIAATGYRVDIAAMDFLGHELRTRLAVSRGAPRLGAGYVSSVPGLYFTGLPAASSFGPVMRFVCGTEFASPRLAKHLAAAHG; from the coding sequence GTGATCCGACCGGTTGCAGTCATCGGGGCCGGGCCGTTCGGCCTGTCCACCGCCGCCCATCTGCGGGCGCGCGGCATCCCCGTCCGCGTCTTCGGCGACCCCATGGTCAGCTGGCGCGACCACATGCCCGAGGGCATGCTCCTGAAGTCGACCCCGGTCGCCTCCAGCTTCGACTGCCCGCAGCCCGGCCACACCCTGGGCGACTACTGTGACGCCGCCGGCATCCGCCGGCTGGTGACCGACGAGGACATCATCCCGGCGGAGACGTTCATCGGCTACGGCGAGTGGTTCCAGGAGAAGCTGGTGCCCGGCCTGGAGCGGGTGCGGGTCGTCTCCGTGGACCGGGACAAGAGCGGCGCCTTCGAACTGAAGCTGGACTCGGGTGAGTTGTTCACCGCACGTGCGGTGGTGGTCGCCACCGGCCTGTCGGGGCTGGAACACCTGCCGGCGGAGCTGGCGGGGGCCGCGCCCGACGGGCCCGCCCCGACCGCTCCGCTCTCCCACAGCTCCCAGCACCACGACCTGAGCCGCTTCGCCGGCAAGGACCTGATCGTCATCGGCGCCGGCCAGTCCGCCCTGGAGACGGCGGCGCTGGCGGCGGAGGCGGGCGCCCGGGTGCGGGTGGTGGCGCGCGGACGCGGCCGGGTCGCCTTCGGGGCGCCGCCGTGGAAGCAGCCGAGGCTCCGCCCCGAGTCGCCGTTCGGCCGCGCGTGGTCCCTGTGGGCGCTCAGCTACTACGCCGACCCCTACCGTTTCCTCCCGGAACAGACCCGGCACTATCTGGTCCGCCGGGTTCTCGGTCCGCTCGGCGCCTGGTGGCTGCGCGAGCGCTTCGAGGGCACCGTGCAGGTCACGGACGTGGCCCGGGTGGCGGGCGCGGAGGCGCCGGACGGCCGTCCCGTGCTCACCGTCCGCACGCACGGCGGCCGCAGCGAGCGGCTGACCGCCGACCACGTCATCGCGGCCACCGGTTACCGCGTGGACATCGCGGCGATGGACTTCCTCGGCCACGAGCTGCGCACGCGGCTCGCGGTGAGCCGGGGCGCGCCCAGGCTCGGCGCCGGCTACGTCTCCTCCGTGCCCGGCCTGTACTTCACCGGTCTTCCGGCGGCGTCCTCGTTCGGGCCGGTGATGCGGTTCGTCTGCGGCACGGAGTTCGCCTCCCCACGGCTGGCGAAACACCTGGCGGCAGCACACGGCTGA
- a CDS encoding ATP-grasp domain-containing protein — protein sequence MPVEADREVPGLIVKFGDYPLHHGGVGAIRSLGRLGVPMYAITEDRYTPAAASRYLTRAFVWPTTGAEDPGHLVDGLLRVGRRIGRPAVLIPTDEEAAVLIAEHQDELAGSFLFPRVEPGLPRRLASKQGLHELCVEHGLATPAAAFPQSYEDIAAFAGTARFPVVAKNREAFVRRTRPAVNGTTRIATRAGLLELARDWGERPGVILQEYLPREEAEDWIVHACFDADSAPLALFTGVKVRSWPPHAGMTANAYVVDNPELADLAARFIKQIGFSGIIDLDLRFDRRDGQYKLLDFNPRMGAQFRLFESESGVDVVRAQHLHLTGRPVPEGEQRAGHRYVVENIDLPALLAYRRSGYTTPHAPARASGTELAWFAGDDPLPFLTMLARFVRPGAKHLYQLWRTNRRGGHTTAK from the coding sequence GTGCCAGTCGAGGCGGACCGTGAAGTGCCCGGACTGATCGTCAAGTTCGGCGACTACCCGCTGCACCACGGCGGCGTGGGCGCGATCCGCAGCCTGGGCCGTCTGGGCGTCCCCATGTACGCGATCACCGAGGACCGCTACACGCCGGCCGCCGCCTCCCGGTACCTCACCCGGGCGTTCGTGTGGCCGACGACCGGCGCGGAGGACCCGGGCCATCTGGTCGACGGCCTGCTGCGCGTCGGGCGGCGCATCGGCCGGCCGGCCGTCCTCATCCCCACGGATGAGGAGGCCGCCGTCCTGATCGCCGAGCACCAGGACGAGCTGGCCGGCTCGTTCCTCTTCCCGCGCGTGGAGCCCGGACTGCCCCGCCGGCTGGCCAGCAAGCAGGGGCTGCACGAGTTGTGCGTGGAGCACGGCCTCGCGACGCCCGCGGCCGCCTTCCCGCAGTCGTACGAGGACATCGCCGCGTTCGCGGGAACGGCGCGCTTCCCGGTGGTGGCCAAGAACCGTGAGGCGTTCGTCCGGCGCACCCGGCCCGCGGTGAACGGCACCACGAGGATCGCCACCCGCGCGGGGCTGCTCGAACTCGCCCGTGACTGGGGCGAGCGGCCGGGGGTGATCCTCCAGGAGTACCTGCCGAGGGAGGAGGCCGAGGACTGGATCGTGCACGCCTGTTTCGACGCCGACTCCGCCCCGCTCGCCCTGTTCACCGGGGTCAAGGTCCGTTCCTGGCCACCGCACGCGGGCATGACGGCGAACGCGTACGTCGTCGACAACCCGGAACTCGCGGACCTCGCCGCACGTTTCATCAAGCAGATCGGCTTCAGCGGCATCATCGACCTGGACCTGCGTTTCGACCGGCGCGACGGACAGTACAAACTCCTCGACTTCAACCCCCGCATGGGCGCCCAGTTCCGGCTCTTCGAGAGCGAGTCGGGCGTGGACGTCGTACGGGCACAGCACCTGCACCTGACCGGCCGTCCCGTTCCGGAGGGGGAGCAGCGGGCCGGCCACCGCTATGTCGTGGAGAACATCGACCTGCCCGCCCTCCTCGCCTACCGCCGCAGCGGTTATACGACGCCGCACGCGCCGGCGCGGGCGAGCGGGACGGAGCTGGCCTGGTTCGCGGGCGACGACCCGCTGCCGTTCCTCACGATGCTCGCCCGCTTCGTGCGTCCGGGCGCGAAGCACCTCTACCAGCTGTGGCGGACCAACCGCCGCGGCGGCCACACCACCGCGAAGTAG
- the fahA gene encoding fumarylacetoacetase, with product MPPFDVAEGDPFGPHNLPYGVFSPSGSTERRVGVRLGDHVLDAGTAATALGSPYASLLARPTLNPLLAAGRTTWSDVRRALTAWVTVPAHRETIEPLFHPLSQVTLHLPFEVADYVDFYASENHARNVGQIFRPDAEDSLTPNWKHLPIGYHGRSGTVVVSGTDVVRPSGQRKAPADPAPVFGPSVRLDIEAEVGFVVGTPSAMGRPVALGDFREHVFGLCLLNDWSARDIQAWEYVPLGPFLGKSFTTSVSAWITPLEALEDARVAPPERTHTLLPYLDDAAPEVDPGGYDLRISVAINGHVVSEPPFSTMYWTAAQQLAHMTVNGASLRTGDLYGSGTVSGPEPAQRGSLLELTWNGREPLELPDGKRAFLEDGDEVTLTAWAPGADGVRVGLGEVRGRIVAG from the coding sequence ATGCCCCCCTTCGACGTTGCCGAGGGCGACCCCTTCGGTCCGCACAACCTTCCCTACGGCGTGTTCTCGCCCTCCGGCAGCACGGAGCGGAGGGTCGGCGTCCGCCTCGGTGACCACGTCCTCGACGCCGGAACCGCGGCCACCGCACTCGGCTCGCCCTACGCCTCCCTGCTCGCCCGGCCCACCCTCAACCCGCTGCTCGCCGCCGGCCGCACCACCTGGTCGGACGTGCGGCGCGCCCTCACCGCTTGGGTGACCGTCCCCGCGCACCGCGAGACGATCGAGCCGCTGTTCCACCCGTTGTCGCAGGTCACCCTGCACCTGCCGTTCGAGGTGGCGGACTACGTCGACTTCTACGCCTCCGAGAACCACGCCCGCAACGTCGGCCAGATCTTCCGCCCGGACGCCGAGGACTCGCTGACCCCCAACTGGAAGCATCTGCCGATCGGCTACCACGGCCGCTCCGGCACGGTCGTCGTCTCCGGCACCGACGTCGTACGGCCCTCCGGCCAGCGCAAGGCACCGGCCGACCCGGCACCCGTCTTCGGCCCGTCCGTCCGGCTCGACATCGAGGCCGAGGTCGGCTTCGTCGTCGGCACGCCCTCCGCCATGGGCCGGCCGGTCGCACTCGGCGACTTCCGGGAGCACGTCTTCGGGCTGTGCCTGCTCAACGACTGGTCGGCGCGCGACATCCAGGCCTGGGAGTACGTCCCCCTCGGCCCGTTCCTCGGCAAGTCCTTCACCACGTCGGTGTCGGCGTGGATCACCCCCCTGGAGGCGCTGGAGGACGCGCGCGTGGCCCCACCGGAGCGCACCCACACCCTGCTGCCCTACCTGGACGACGCGGCGCCCGAGGTGGACCCCGGCGGCTACGACCTGCGGATCTCCGTCGCCATCAACGGCCACGTGGTGTCCGAGCCGCCGTTCTCCACCATGTACTGGACGGCCGCCCAGCAGCTCGCCCACATGACGGTCAACGGCGCCTCCCTGCGCACCGGCGACCTGTACGGCTCGGGCACGGTGAGCGGCCCCGAGCCGGCCCAGCGCGGCTCGCTGCTGGAGCTGACCTGGAACGGTCGCGAGCCCCTGGAACTCCCCGACGGCAAGCGTGCCTTCCTGGAGGACGGCGACGAGGTGACCCTGACGGCGTGGGCACCCGGCGCGGACGGGGTCCGCGTGGGTCTCGGCGAGGTCCGCGGGCGGATCGTGGCGGGCTGA
- a CDS encoding M56 family metallopeptidase, which translates to MTVCLLLLTVVGLTAAVPAPRALTRAAWTEREPVVALWVWQCLVATVLLSCLTGLLLGAAAVFHTVRDRVFAPAPPAVTAAYDLSAAPVWAVALTVLLACGAAWTTAMLARELAEARRHRGRTRAHLRDRAPDLPGGLPAARGPMLVLEDEYPDAWWMPGHPPQLVVTTGALQRLTDHQLDAVLTHERGHARAHHDWLLHLSTALATGFPHVPLFAHFCDQTHRLVELAADDTASRRCGHLTTALALIELNQHRGVLSCASSRRLLGERVDRLLEPPPRLLRRHRALTTTVAALVPLLPLLITFAPGLTALS; encoded by the coding sequence ATGACCGTCTGCCTGCTCCTGCTGACCGTCGTCGGCCTGACGGCCGCCGTACCGGCCCCGCGCGCGCTGACCCGGGCCGCCTGGACGGAACGGGAACCCGTGGTCGCGCTGTGGGTCTGGCAGTGCCTGGTCGCGACAGTGCTGCTGAGCTGCCTGACCGGGCTGCTCCTGGGCGCGGCGGCCGTCTTCCACACGGTCCGCGACCGGGTCTTCGCGCCCGCCCCGCCGGCCGTGACCGCCGCCTACGACCTCTCCGCCGCCCCGGTCTGGGCGGTCGCCCTCACCGTGCTGCTGGCCTGCGGCGCCGCCTGGACGACCGCCATGCTGGCCCGGGAACTCGCCGAGGCCCGCAGACACCGCGGCCGGACCCGGGCCCACCTGAGGGACCGCGCCCCGGACCTGCCCGGGGGTCTGCCGGCCGCGCGGGGGCCCATGCTGGTGCTGGAGGACGAGTACCCGGACGCCTGGTGGATGCCGGGCCACCCGCCGCAACTGGTCGTCACCACAGGGGCGCTGCAGCGCCTGACCGACCACCAGCTGGACGCCGTCCTCACGCACGAGCGCGGCCACGCCCGCGCCCACCACGACTGGCTGCTGCACCTGTCCACGGCGCTGGCCACGGGCTTCCCCCACGTCCCGCTGTTCGCCCACTTCTGCGACCAGACGCACCGCCTGGTCGAACTGGCCGCCGACGACACGGCGTCCCGCCGCTGCGGCCACCTCACCACGGCCCTCGCCCTGATCGAACTGAACCAGCACCGCGGCGTCCTGTCCTGCGCCTCCAGCCGCCGCCTCCTGGGCGAACGCGTGGACCGGCTCCTGGAGCCGCCTCCGCGTCTGCTCCGGCGGCACCGGGCGCTGACGACGACGGTGGCCGCGCTGGTGCCGTTGCTCCCGCTGCTGATCACGTTCGCGCCGGGGCTGACGGCACTGTCCTGA